A DNA window from Maribellus comscasis contains the following coding sequences:
- a CDS encoding transaldolase family protein yields the protein MDKVLKEKIKAFILKGVEDKPIVAKEDTFWKALRNVGTELWLDTGDVDEAERIWTAEMTALTTNNTLVNKEIQKGIYDSFISEAKEIVRSLPLKQQIVEIAFILNARHGLRLAKKFGGFVSVELHTDTAHDKDAIIDYGLRYFEINPKQFIVKVPYTATGLIAARKLKEKGVRINFTLEFSARQNVMVAAVTKPDYLNVFLGRIGAYIKNNGLGDGSGAGERTVISTQRWVTELSRDNSKPTKLIAASMRNYEQLVDLAGVNVFTMPTKVAGEGREKLDGKFESKLNKVYPVDLNKKAPQYFPEKLWEVSSKEVELAKELDKNCPETGDELVERAHAAGCGDMFPRLNKEDLEFISSDGKIPKHERWAERIKFGELAIDTLLNLAGLASFTADQKELDTRIERIIKD from the coding sequence ATGGATAAGGTTTTAAAAGAGAAAATAAAAGCATTTATTTTAAAAGGAGTTGAAGATAAACCGATAGTTGCTAAAGAGGATACATTTTGGAAAGCGTTGCGAAACGTGGGAACCGAATTATGGCTCGACACTGGTGACGTGGATGAAGCCGAAAGAATATGGACAGCGGAAATGACTGCCCTGACCACCAACAACACCTTGGTAAATAAAGAAATACAAAAGGGAATTTATGATTCCTTTATTTCTGAGGCTAAAGAAATTGTAAGATCGCTTCCTTTAAAACAACAGATCGTTGAAATTGCATTTATTCTCAACGCCCGGCATGGATTGCGTCTCGCAAAAAAGTTTGGCGGCTTTGTGAGTGTTGAATTGCATACCGACACCGCACACGATAAAGATGCAATTATTGATTACGGTTTAAGATATTTTGAAATCAATCCAAAACAATTTATTGTAAAAGTTCCTTACACGGCAACCGGTTTGATAGCCGCCCGTAAATTGAAGGAGAAAGGAGTGAGAATCAATTTTACACTTGAATTTTCGGCCCGGCAAAACGTAATGGTGGCAGCTGTTACCAAACCTGATTATTTAAATGTTTTTCTGGGAAGAATCGGGGCTTACATTAAAAACAATGGTTTAGGTGACGGTTCCGGGGCAGGAGAGCGAACCGTTATTTCAACCCAACGATGGGTTACTGAACTTTCGCGGGATAATTCCAAACCTACCAAATTGATCGCCGCCAGTATGAGAAACTATGAGCAGTTGGTTGACCTGGCCGGAGTAAATGTGTTTACCATGCCAACAAAAGTGGCCGGTGAGGGAAGAGAAAAACTGGATGGAAAATTTGAATCAAAATTAAACAAAGTTTATCCGGTTGATTTAAATAAAAAAGCGCCGCAATATTTCCCTGAAAAATTGTGGGAAGTATCCTCAAAAGAAGTTGAACTGGCAAAGGAATTGGATAAAAATTGTCCGGAAACAGGAGATGAATTGGTTGAAAGAGCGCATGCTGCCGGTTGCGGTGATATGTTCCCCAGGCTAAACAAAGAGGATTTGGAGTTTATTTCATCTGACGGTAAAATCCCAAAACACGAGCGTTGGGCAGAAAGAATAAAATTTGGTGAACTTGCCATCGATACTTTGCTGAATTTAGCCGGACTCGCTAGTTTCACCGCCGATCAAAAAGAGCTGGACACCAGAATTGAAAGAATAATAAAAGATTAG
- a CDS encoding O-methyltransferase — MKTKIRLHYHLVLSVICVLFINQAVFSQNLNENPELDKKVKAFLSDKRYSWRDMNVPASDGQLLFDIIVENGYKNAVEIGTSTGHSGVWIAWALSKTGGKLITFEIDEQRHKEALANFKEAGVAEYVDARLGDAHKLIPQLKGPIDFVFSDADKTWYKNYFVDIAPKMKVGGCFTAHNITQGRRMSGIGEFVEYIESLSNFETTYNNKGGGVSISYKTNKN, encoded by the coding sequence ATGAAAACGAAAATTCGACTTCACTATCATCTGGTTTTGTCGGTAATATGCGTACTGTTTATCAACCAGGCAGTTTTTTCACAAAATTTGAATGAGAATCCGGAACTGGATAAAAAAGTAAAAGCTTTTCTGTCGGATAAGCGATACTCGTGGAGAGATATGAATGTACCAGCGTCTGACGGCCAGTTACTGTTTGATATTATTGTAGAAAACGGTTATAAAAATGCGGTTGAGATTGGCACTTCAACCGGACACTCGGGGGTTTGGATTGCATGGGCATTAAGTAAAACCGGGGGTAAATTAATTACTTTTGAAATTGACGAACAGCGACATAAGGAAGCGCTCGCTAACTTTAAAGAAGCCGGTGTTGCTGAATATGTGGATGCCCGTTTAGGCGACGCACACAAGCTGATACCTCAACTAAAAGGCCCCATCGATTTTGTTTTTAGTGATGCTGACAAAACATGGTACAAAAATTATTTTGTAGATATTGCGCCCAAAATGAAAGTTGGTGGTTGTTTTACTGCCCACAATATTACACAGGGAAGAAGAATGTCAGGCATCGGTGAATTTGTGGAATATATTGAGTCGCTCTCCAATTTTGAAACAACTTATAACAACAAAGGAGGCGGTGTTTCAATCAGTTACAAAACAAACAAAAATTAG
- a CDS encoding DUF4405 domain-containing protein, which yields MTKKIKFILNVSLTAVMLLLMDPRSFYGLVFHEWAGLIIGLFFLLHKALNWTWIKKVTMGFIRRCPRRARLNYVLDIFLLMGMFLMIFSGIAIAKTIDFSWLNLGGSHMFWRVMHTSSSYITLALFGIHLGLHWKWVVQRFNFKKDKKWQKELAS from the coding sequence ATGACGAAGAAAATTAAATTCATTTTAAATGTTTCGCTGACAGCAGTCATGTTGTTACTAATGGATCCAAGATCATTTTATGGACTTGTATTTCATGAATGGGCGGGTTTAATAATTGGTTTATTCTTTTTGCTTCATAAGGCGTTAAACTGGACCTGGATAAAAAAGGTTACCATGGGTTTTATAAGACGATGTCCCCGAAGAGCCCGGTTAAATTATGTGTTGGATATTTTTCTTCTCATGGGGATGTTTTTAATGATTTTTAGTGGAATTGCCATTGCCAAAACAATTGATTTTTCGTGGCTCAACCTGGGAGGCTCCCATATGTTTTGGCGTGTAATGCACACCAGCTCATCTTATATTACACTGGCGCTTTTTGGAATTCATCTTGGTTTACACTGGAAATGGGTAGTTCAAAGATTTAACTTTAAAAAAGACAAAAAATGGCAAAAAGAATTAGCATCATAA
- a CDS encoding DUF7004 family protein, with the protein MPRKLNTFSNGGFIEFNSGSFDDWCVYLTKPGGERFAPTDERYFRRLKKLGKKYGNQKIYDDFVLIFDKTTAQLDKHIFKQITKISQYYNHGSDRLEIEIWFNVLYAGMVAEENKEKAVLKKRIKRLGMHHLLIDNLEPEVAANFSKGVKWQALDRLMRAKGF; encoded by the coding sequence ATGCCCCGAAAATTAAATACATTTAGTAATGGCGGATTTATAGAATTTAATTCCGGAAGTTTTGACGACTGGTGTGTTTACCTTACAAAGCCCGGAGGGGAGAGGTTTGCCCCAACCGATGAAAGATATTTCAGGCGGCTGAAAAAGTTGGGAAAAAAATATGGCAATCAAAAAATCTATGATGATTTTGTTTTGATTTTTGATAAAACAACAGCACAGCTCGACAAACATATTTTTAAACAAATTACTAAAATTAGTCAATATTACAACCACGGTAGCGACCGACTCGAAATTGAAATTTGGTTTAATGTGTTGTATGCCGGAATGGTAGCAGAGGAGAACAAAGAAAAAGCTGTCCTGAAGAAAAGAATCAAACGGCTGGGAATGCACCATTTACTTATCGATAACCTTGAACCGGAAGTTGCAGCCAACTTTAGTAAAGGGGTGAAATGGCAGGCTCTCGACCGCTTGATGCGGGCAAAAGGTTTCTAA
- a CDS encoding CHASE2 domain-containing protein: protein MAHSFVLLSLGYIWLGMTYTFGDEAFLIKWTALIKKDILNFDPKPLPSEVLFINTSQSKVEIEINRDPLAIQPEEIEITDRKQLSELVSLIEPYKDDVQLVVLDLIFDLPSEDDSLLQTRLDKMGNKILGAVHINKNKEIPESVLDLPVALATYRSAEGMFFKYPIVYNEQKTLPAIMYEKISGNTISKKGMFFRDGNKISLKAPITDFKVRMTDFKLGKNLDESNFALHHMGTITELGKFMEPKDLKKMFAGKIIMIGDFDNDTHKTAFGIMPGMLIVFNAYLTLLNNDNIITLGWLLLIVIGFTWISHRILTGKGFNLLDLLKNKFRSGWIHFIIDSLDELFFLSILTILSYLFFNIHINILVLFVYLKLVEFGIDIVKNRYKIEV from the coding sequence TTGGCACACAGCTTTGTCTTACTTTCCCTGGGTTATATTTGGCTGGGAATGACGTATACTTTTGGCGATGAAGCTTTTTTAATTAAATGGACGGCATTGATAAAAAAAGACATTTTAAATTTCGATCCCAAACCACTGCCATCAGAAGTTCTGTTTATAAATACGTCGCAAAGTAAAGTTGAAATTGAGATAAATCGCGATCCACTGGCAATTCAACCCGAAGAAATTGAAATTACTGACAGAAAACAACTCTCAGAACTTGTTTCATTAATAGAGCCTTACAAAGATGATGTACAACTTGTGGTTCTGGATTTGATTTTTGATTTGCCTTCGGAAGACGATTCTCTTCTCCAGACCCGGCTTGACAAAATGGGAAACAAAATTTTAGGGGCAGTTCATATAAATAAAAATAAAGAAATCCCTGAGTCTGTGCTTGATTTACCGGTTGCTCTGGCGACCTATCGTTCAGCTGAGGGAATGTTTTTTAAATACCCAATTGTTTACAACGAGCAAAAAACACTGCCTGCAATTATGTACGAAAAAATTTCTGGTAATACTATTTCAAAAAAAGGAATGTTTTTTCGTGACGGAAACAAAATAAGTCTGAAAGCTCCCATAACAGATTTTAAAGTAAGAATGACCGACTTCAAACTGGGCAAAAACCTGGATGAATCTAATTTTGCGCTACATCATATGGGTACAATAACGGAGTTGGGAAAATTTATGGAGCCCAAAGATTTGAAAAAAATGTTTGCCGGTAAAATTATAATGATTGGAGATTTTGACAACGACACGCATAAAACCGCTTTTGGAATTATGCCGGGCATGCTCATTGTTTTTAATGCTTATCTTACACTTTTAAATAACGACAACATTATTACGCTTGGCTGGCTGCTGCTAATTGTTATCGGGTTTACCTGGATTTCCCACAGAATTTTGACGGGAAAAGGCTTTAATTTACTGGATTTGCTTAAAAATAAATTTCGCTCCGGTTGGATACATTTTATTATTGATTCACTCGATGAGCTGTTTTTTTTGTCAATATTAACCATTTTGTCGTATCTTTTTTTCAACATTCACATCAACATCCTGGTACTTTTTGTGTACCTGAAGCTTGTTGAATTTGGAATTGACATTGTTAAGAACAGGTATAAAATAGAGGTATGA
- a CDS encoding CHAT domain-containing protein — MPIRCISLILTLSLTGLISRAQPDSLFVRLEQAVESYNGDEAISFYNQIFTTRNPGDFTNAEYIRIFELSHKLSGIGFAENVNEKLGKFRNKDKKLPFISPDLYGQYFIELGYSYYLSSQIVKADSVFRFIIELYEKKYPVSRLDVGYSYNVLGLIKRKYGDFDSAIELLKKAEKIRIEELGPKHPQVGGVVNNIGLIYSDLGDFDKAILYYNKAIEIKMETRDPSVYLNYMNAGEIQTMLGNYRGALDYYEKAESILQEISELGKLADLYLNMGAVYNLLKANVESYRYFQKSLAIYTDIFGPGNEKNGKVYQNLANVYEELGDFDNELKATEKAVEIMANIYGKQAIEVAPLYNNLGLVYKNHKQPEISLHYLKLASKIYRDNGLENSEKYLNTLSNIAETYSFLNRTDSAIYNYDKATIGLSQLFKGRHPVLANSYNKLAEIYFTSGDYTLAGQMVKKSISANLNEEENPDNIYEACLDPSILFESYLLQGELSSESGNTGESVCKKSMASFQIADSILAVQRNFLFDKDDKINMARNAKNLTEAVLESFIHHTEQQDAANFETSFKYIEKSKNLVLLNSISEKSEKRYAGIPDSTLNHEEVMLGRINFLALQAELEEDSLEKRNIQEKLFASKEEYKNLVEYLERSYPEYYNLRNKNAIPGLKEIIERLDDETIVLSFFVSEHAFFRMQIAKNRSKLEKIPVSGFDDLLTGMRKGITLKLNDIYLEKAHQLFSLLIPDDIVAGNYKKMIVIPDGALTVLPFEALLTDTVYPGTKPESWPYLLNKIEISYSPSLAIWLKLNSENDLNGREDSFLAFAPVFKSRVESGLAEADLQNENMLRTYQTKLNELWLAPLQASEQEILKIDSLFYYNHLPSKVFVNSQSSKEQIKQQNLRDFKFIHIATHGFIDKNNPDLSGLFFAPGLEHNSENILYTGEIYNLQFDAELITLSACETGLGKIAEGEGMLGFSRAFLYSGAKNLLLSLWKVDDTSTSEMMVPFYDGIIERAMNISESLHAAKLKLVKNSRYSHPYYWAPFILIGS, encoded by the coding sequence ATGCCAATAAGATGTATCAGCCTTATTTTAACTCTCAGTTTAACCGGACTTATTTCACGTGCTCAGCCTGATTCATTGTTTGTCAGATTGGAACAGGCTGTTGAAAGCTACAACGGGGATGAGGCTATTTCATTTTATAATCAGATTTTTACTACCCGGAATCCGGGAGATTTTACAAACGCGGAATATATACGAATTTTCGAGCTCTCACATAAACTTTCAGGAATTGGTTTTGCTGAAAACGTAAACGAAAAACTTGGCAAATTCAGGAACAAAGACAAAAAGCTGCCTTTTATTTCTCCTGATTTGTATGGTCAGTATTTTATTGAACTTGGATACTCGTATTACCTTAGTAGCCAGATAGTAAAAGCAGACTCAGTTTTTCGTTTCATTATTGAATTGTACGAGAAAAAGTATCCGGTTTCAAGGCTTGATGTAGGATATTCTTACAATGTTTTAGGACTGATAAAACGAAAATACGGAGATTTTGATTCAGCTATTGAACTACTGAAAAAAGCAGAAAAAATCAGAATAGAAGAACTTGGTCCCAAACATCCGCAGGTGGGGGGTGTTGTTAACAATATTGGTTTGATATATAGCGATCTGGGTGATTTTGATAAGGCAATTTTGTATTATAACAAAGCGATTGAAATTAAAATGGAGACCCGCGATCCTTCGGTATATCTGAACTATATGAATGCGGGCGAGATTCAGACCATGTTGGGAAATTACAGGGGAGCTCTCGATTATTATGAAAAAGCTGAAAGCATTTTGCAGGAAATAAGTGAGCTGGGAAAGCTGGCTGATTTATACTTAAATATGGGGGCTGTTTACAATCTTCTGAAAGCAAATGTTGAATCATACCGGTATTTTCAGAAATCACTGGCGATTTACACCGATATTTTTGGACCGGGAAATGAGAAGAACGGCAAAGTCTATCAAAATCTTGCTAATGTATATGAGGAGCTTGGTGATTTTGACAACGAGTTAAAAGCCACTGAAAAGGCTGTTGAAATCATGGCAAATATTTATGGAAAACAAGCGATTGAAGTAGCTCCGTTATACAACAATCTGGGGCTGGTTTATAAAAATCACAAGCAGCCGGAAATCTCACTACACTATTTAAAACTTGCTTCAAAAATTTACAGGGACAACGGACTGGAAAACTCAGAAAAATATCTCAACACATTAAGCAATATTGCAGAAACATATTCTTTTTTAAATAGAACAGACTCTGCTATTTACAATTATGATAAAGCAACCATTGGTCTCTCTCAACTTTTTAAGGGGAGGCATCCGGTTTTGGCAAACTCATATAATAAACTGGCTGAGATTTATTTCACAAGCGGTGATTACACGCTTGCCGGGCAGATGGTTAAAAAATCCATATCTGCCAATTTGAATGAAGAAGAGAACCCGGACAACATTTATGAAGCCTGTTTAGACCCGTCTATTCTTTTTGAAAGTTATCTTTTACAGGGAGAACTTTCTTCAGAATCAGGGAACACAGGAGAGTCGGTTTGTAAAAAATCGATGGCTAGTTTTCAAATTGCCGATTCTATTTTGGCCGTTCAGCGAAATTTTTTGTTTGATAAAGATGATAAAATTAACATGGCCCGCAATGCAAAAAACTTAACTGAAGCGGTTTTGGAATCTTTTATTCATCATACCGAGCAACAAGATGCTGCAAACTTTGAAACATCTTTTAAATACATTGAAAAGAGTAAAAACCTGGTTTTGTTAAATTCTATTTCGGAAAAGAGTGAAAAGAGATATGCCGGGATTCCGGATTCGACTCTAAATCATGAAGAGGTGATGTTAGGGCGCATAAATTTTTTAGCGCTTCAGGCTGAATTGGAAGAGGATAGTTTGGAAAAGAGAAATATTCAGGAAAAACTATTTGCAAGCAAAGAAGAGTATAAAAATCTGGTTGAATACCTCGAAAGGAGTTATCCGGAATATTATAATTTGAGGAATAAAAATGCGATTCCCGGGTTAAAAGAAATTATAGAAAGGCTGGATGATGAAACTATCGTGTTATCCTTTTTTGTTTCAGAACACGCATTTTTCCGAATGCAAATAGCAAAAAACCGGAGTAAACTGGAAAAGATTCCTGTATCTGGTTTTGATGATCTTTTAACCGGGATGAGAAAAGGAATTACCTTAAAGCTAAATGATATTTATCTTGAAAAAGCACATCAACTTTTTTCACTTTTAATTCCGGATGACATTGTTGCCGGAAATTATAAAAAAATGATAGTGATTCCTGACGGAGCGCTCACTGTTTTACCTTTTGAAGCATTGCTTACAGACACTGTCTATCCCGGAACAAAGCCTGAGTCCTGGCCTTATCTTTTAAATAAAATTGAAATCAGTTATTCTCCTTCGCTTGCAATTTGGTTGAAGTTAAATTCAGAAAACGATCTGAATGGCAGGGAGGATTCTTTTCTTGCCTTTGCACCTGTATTTAAAAGTCGGGTGGAATCCGGGTTGGCAGAGGCCGATTTGCAAAATGAAAATATGCTCCGGACTTATCAAACAAAATTAAATGAATTATGGTTAGCACCGCTTCAGGCTTCCGAACAGGAAATTCTGAAAATCGATTCCTTATTTTATTATAATCATTTGCCTTCCAAAGTTTTTGTCAATTCGCAGTCATCTAAAGAGCAAATCAAGCAACAAAATCTTCGGGATTTTAAGTTTATTCATATTGCGACGCATGGATTTATTGATAAAAACAATCCCGATCTTTCCGGCTTATTTTTCGCTCCTGGTTTAGAGCACAATTCAGAGAATATTTTATACACAGGAGAAATATACAACCTGCAGTTTGATGCCGAGTTAATTACGCTTTCAGCATGTGAAACAGGTTTGGGGAAAATTGCCGAAGGAGAAGGAATGCTGGGGTTTTCGAGAGCTTTTCTTTATTCGGGAGCAAAAAATCTGTTGCTTTCACTTTGGAAAGTAGATGACACCTCCACGTCAGAAATGATGGTTCCTTTTTACGATGGAATTATTGAACGGGCGATGAATATTTCTGAGTCGTTACATGCTGCAAAACTGAAGCTGGTTAAGAACAGTCGTTACAGTCACCCATACTACTGGGCTCCATTCATTTTAATCGGGAGCTGA
- a CDS encoding M14 family zinc carboxypeptidase has translation MVYVFRLILLLVAIIFFSEESFAQIKIEAGDPPNNSDIPAFFKSKVSEIQNEIGNIRSGEVETTAVSPGGLPVYAVYYGEKEDLKSHANYNSAVAARNPAFYAQKDSISKPVVFFVGPVHGHEVEGMAGLINLIHIAETGKDYRGKDWSALKKKIEQCRTIIIPCGNPDGRKRCPYDSFIGLPTKIMTKYGQGTHKDGTSWGWPHAKSLHPMKGDVGILGAYFNDNGINIMQDEYFNPMAKETKAILEIARKEAPDLTVSLHSHENRPVVLQPAYLPLFMKERVYDLALRVNNRYKKNNLAHWPDNWFWSPEPDDKKFPPSKTFNLISALHHISGTMAFTFECSHGSVSENSPEPVVTYDNILDIQLLLYDEMFNYILEKRLLWQKSAPD, from the coding sequence ATGGTGTACGTTTTCAGATTAATTTTGCTCCTTGTTGCGATTATATTTTTTAGTGAGGAATCTTTTGCGCAGATAAAAATTGAAGCTGGCGATCCGCCAAACAATTCTGATATTCCCGCCTTTTTCAAATCAAAAGTTTCTGAAATTCAGAATGAAATTGGCAATATTAGGTCGGGTGAAGTTGAAACCACAGCTGTTTCACCCGGCGGCCTGCCTGTATACGCTGTATATTATGGTGAAAAGGAAGATCTAAAATCGCATGCAAATTATAATTCAGCGGTTGCAGCCCGCAACCCGGCTTTTTATGCTCAGAAAGACAGCATAAGCAAACCCGTTGTATTTTTTGTTGGACCGGTTCACGGGCATGAAGTAGAAGGAATGGCCGGGTTAATTAACCTTATCCATATCGCCGAAACCGGAAAAGATTACAGAGGAAAAGACTGGTCGGCACTAAAAAAGAAAATCGAACAATGCCGAACCATTATTATTCCATGTGGAAACCCTGATGGAAGAAAACGATGCCCTTACGACAGTTTTATAGGGCTTCCAACAAAGATAATGACTAAATACGGACAGGGAACACACAAAGACGGAACTTCGTGGGGATGGCCACATGCAAAATCGCTTCATCCAATGAAAGGAGACGTCGGAATCTTAGGAGCCTATTTTAACGACAACGGAATTAATATCATGCAGGACGAATATTTTAATCCGATGGCGAAAGAAACCAAAGCGATTTTGGAAATTGCACGAAAAGAAGCTCCTGACTTAACCGTTTCGCTGCACTCACATGAGAATCGGCCGGTAGTTTTGCAACCTGCCTATTTGCCCCTGTTTATGAAAGAACGTGTGTATGACTTGGCACTTCGCGTAAACAACAGATATAAAAAGAATAACCTGGCTCACTGGCCCGACAACTGGTTCTGGTCGCCTGAGCCGGATGATAAAAAATTTCCTCCATCAAAAACATTTAATCTTATTTCTGCTCTTCATCATATTTCCGGAACCATGGCATTTACTTTTGAATGCAGTCACGGATCTGTTTCTGAAAATTCTCCTGAGCCTGTTGTCACGTATGACAATATTTTGGACATTCAATTGTTGTTATATGACGAAATGTTCAATTATATTCTGGAAAAAAGATTGTTATGGCAAAAGTCAGCTCCCGATTAA
- a CDS encoding V-type ATP synthase subunit K has protein sequence MTTAVILAYIGLAIMLIFSGIGSAVGVSKGGNATVGALKKKPDKFGSYLLLSALPGTQGLYGFAGFFIINSQGIISDEMSMLQGVAILAAGFTLGFVGFFSALNQGDVTSNGIAGIGSGHDIFGKTMVLAVFPELYAIIAFAATFLISMSL, from the coding sequence ATGACAACTGCAGTTATTTTGGCTTACATCGGGCTGGCAATTATGCTCATTTTCTCAGGAATTGGAAGCGCGGTTGGTGTATCAAAAGGCGGAAATGCAACCGTCGGTGCGCTCAAAAAAAAGCCCGATAAATTCGGAAGTTATTTGTTGTTAAGCGCTCTCCCCGGAACACAAGGCTTGTATGGTTTTGCAGGATTCTTTATTATCAACAGCCAGGGAATCATTTCAGATGAAATGAGCATGTTACAGGGAGTCGCTATTCTGGCAGCCGGTTTTACCCTTGGATTTGTAGGATTCTTTTCAGCACTAAATCAGGGCGATGTCACATCAAACGGAATTGCCGGAATTGGATCAGGGCACGATATTTTTGGAAAAACCATGGTACTGGCTGTTTTCCCGGAACTGTACGCGATTATTGCGTTTGCAGCGACTTTCCTCATCAGTATGAGTCTGTAA
- a CDS encoding V-type ATP synthase subunit I — MYKYYFLVFYKEYNQFLENIQKLGVIHVIEKKVKLTSEIKEKYGTIEQLEKIIDFLEKREIKQLEDLRLESDGINIMNNVFRKQKELEILEQELEEEKKELKKAKPWGDFSHEILGKLKKENLFVRFFIGTKKKYNECLEKGNIVEIISETENQVFFIVLLKDDEKAEYELDEVDPPKISYPNIKIKCDELEEEIETINRQLDEIAARDIPSMEKTRMEIMESLRFEKVKLNTAKEADEKLMILEGWIPSIKKQLIDDFLEQNSVHFYFRRAMPDDNIPVLLKNNRFSKLFEPIGNMFSLPDYHEMDLTVFFAPFFMLFFGFCLGDAGYGLLFIVGAGIYKLKANKQVKPYLSLIQFLGLATVIFGTVSGTFFGINLIQTEVDWLEDFKRFFLDPNKMFNLALVLGAIQIIFGLFIKAANQTKQFGFPYALSTVGWLIVLLGSVIYYLLINLNAISPNSVILYIVLSAGGFFILFFSDPKANIFSRVGSGIWDVYSTVTGIFGDLLSYIRLFALGLSSAILGFVINDIALQILGSSKILGPVFFAIFLLLGHTLNILISSLGSFVHPMRLTFVEFYKNAGFKGGGEEYKPFSK; from the coding sequence ATGTACAAATATTATTTCCTGGTGTTTTATAAAGAATACAATCAATTTCTTGAGAATATTCAAAAACTGGGAGTGATTCATGTGATTGAAAAGAAAGTCAAACTCACCAGCGAAATCAAAGAAAAATACGGCACCATTGAGCAACTGGAAAAAATCATCGATTTTCTGGAAAAACGGGAAATAAAACAGTTGGAAGATCTGCGTTTGGAATCAGATGGAATAAACATTATGAACAACGTTTTCCGCAAACAAAAGGAACTGGAAATACTGGAACAAGAGCTTGAGGAAGAAAAAAAAGAACTAAAAAAGGCAAAACCGTGGGGCGATTTTTCGCACGAAATCCTTGGGAAACTCAAAAAAGAAAATTTGTTTGTCCGTTTTTTTATTGGTACAAAAAAGAAATACAACGAATGCCTGGAAAAAGGGAATATTGTCGAGATTATTTCTGAAACGGAAAACCAGGTATTTTTTATTGTCCTGTTAAAAGACGACGAAAAAGCAGAATACGAACTGGATGAAGTTGATCCTCCAAAAATATCGTACCCAAACATAAAAATTAAGTGTGACGAGCTGGAAGAGGAAATCGAAACCATCAACCGGCAACTGGATGAAATTGCTGCAAGAGATATTCCATCTATGGAAAAAACAAGGATGGAAATTATGGAATCGCTGCGCTTTGAAAAAGTAAAACTTAACACGGCCAAAGAAGCTGATGAAAAGCTAATGATTCTGGAAGGCTGGATACCTTCAATAAAAAAACAACTTATTGATGATTTTCTGGAACAAAACAGCGTTCATTTTTATTTCAGAAGGGCGATGCCTGATGACAACATCCCGGTACTTCTGAAAAATAACCGATTCAGTAAACTTTTTGAGCCTATTGGTAATATGTTTTCGCTGCCCGATTACCACGAAATGGATTTAACCGTATTTTTTGCTCCGTTTTTTATGTTGTTTTTTGGCTTCTGCCTTGGCGATGCAGGATATGGATTGTTGTTTATTGTTGGCGCAGGAATATATAAACTAAAAGCCAACAAACAGGTAAAACCCTATTTGTCACTCATCCAGTTTTTAGGTTTGGCGACGGTAATTTTTGGAACCGTTTCAGGAACTTTTTTTGGCATAAACCTTATTCAAACCGAAGTTGACTGGCTGGAAGATTTTAAACGCTTCTTTTTAGATCCAAATAAGATGTTCAACCTGGCACTGGTTCTTGGCGCAATACAAATCATTTTTGGGTTATTTATAAAAGCAGCCAACCAAACCAAACAATTTGGATTTCCCTATGCACTTTCTACCGTTGGCTGGCTTATTGTTCTGCTGGGAAGTGTTATTTACTATTTGCTGATAAATTTAAACGCAATTTCTCCAAACTCTGTGATTTTATACATCGTCCTTTCGGCCGGCGGATTTTTCATCCTGTTTTTCAGCGATCCGAAAGCAAACATTTTTTCTCGTGTTGGCTCAGGAATCTGGGATGTATATTCAACGGTTACCGGAATTTTTGGCGATTTACTTTCCTACATCAGACTCTTTGCGCTTGGATTATCAAGTGCCATTTTGGGCTTTGTAATTAACGACATCGCCCTGCAAATATTAGGATCTTCAAAAATTCTGGGGCCTGTTTTTTTTGCGATATTCCTGTTACTGGGGCATACTTTGAATATCCTGATTTCATCACTTGGTTCGTTTGTCCACCCCATGCGACTAACCTTTGTTGAGTTTTATAAAAATGCCGGTTTTAAAGGCGGAGGAGAAGAATATAAACCATTTTCGAAATAA